A genomic segment from Aegilops tauschii subsp. strangulata cultivar AL8/78 chromosome 1, Aet v6.0, whole genome shotgun sequence encodes:
- the LOC109741926 gene encoding uncharacterized protein At5g01610, translated as MDQVLNKVGSYWFSKRASKEIDSIGDDLNSVSSSIGGGAKWMVNKIKGKLQKALPDLLKEYDMPAGLFPRDTTNYEFNEETKKLTVYIPSACDVGYKDSSVVRFFTCVTGYLEKGKLSDIEGMKTKVLVWTKVTSIKTEGSKVHFTAGMKKTRSRDAYEVVRDGIIIDKF; from the exons ATGGACCAGGTTCTGAACAAGGTGGGGAGCTACTGGTTCAGCAAGAGGGCCAGCAAGGAGATCGACTCCATCGGCGACGACCTCAAC TCGGTCTCTTCCAGTATTGGCGGGGGAGCTAAATGGATGGTGAACAAGATCAAAG GGAAGCTGCAGAAAGCATTACCAGATCTTCTCAAAGAATATGATATGCCAGCAGGCCTCTTCCCACGGGACACAACTAATTACGAGTTCAATGAAGAGACAAAGAAGCTGACAGTGTACATCCCGTCAGCTTGTGACGTCGGGTACAAGGACTCATCGGTGGTGCGGTTCTTCACCTGTGTGACCGGCTACCTCGAGAAGGGAAAGCTTTCCGACATCGAGGGCATGAAGACCAAGGTGCTTGTATGGACCAAGGTGACCTCCATCAAGACCGAGGGCTCAAAGGTCCATTTCACTGCCGGCATGAAGAAGACCCGCAGCCGCGATGCGTATGAGGTTGTCAGAGATGGCATCATCATAGACAAGTTCTAG
- the LOC109741935 gene encoding cell division control protein 48 homolog E-like has product MASQGDASGKKDYSTAILERKKSPNRLVVDEATNDENSTVALHPDTMDSLELFHGDIVLLKGKKRKDTVCILLPDDTCDKTKVRMNKVVRKNLRVRLGDVVSVHQCPDVKYGKRVHVLPVDDTVEGIAGNLFEAFLRPYFLEAYRPLRKGDLFLVRGGMTSVEFKVVETDPAEYCIVASDTEIFCDGEPVKREDEERLDDVGYDDVGGVRKQMAQIRELVELPLRHPQLFKCIGVKPPKGILLYGPPGTGKTLIARAVANETGAFFFLINGPEIMSKMAGESESNLRKAFEEAEKNAPAIIFIDEIDSIAPKRDKTNGEVERRIVSQLLTLMDGLKSRAHVIVMGATNRPNSIDPALRRFGRFDREIDIGVPDEVGRLEVLRIHTKNMKLAEDVELEHVSRDTHGYVGADLAALCTEAALQCIREKMDVIDLEDDTIDAEILNSMAVTNDHFKIALGTSNPSALRETVVEVPNVSWEDIGGLEGVKRDLQETVQYPVEYPEKFEKFGMSPSKGVLFYGPPGCGKTLLAKAIANECQANFISIKGPELLTMWFGESEANVREIFDKARGSAPCVLFFDELDSIATQRGNSVGDAGGAADRVLNQLLTEMDGMNAKKTVFIIGATNRPDIIDPALLRPGRLDQLIYIPLPDVESRLQIFRACLRKSPVAKDVDLNALAKYTQGFSGADITEICQRACKYAIRENIEKDMEKERRLKENPEAMEEDEVDEIKAAHFEESMRYARRSVSDADIRKYQAFAQTLQQSRGFGSEFRFADQPATGTTAVTDPFASSATAAEEDDLYS; this is encoded by the coding sequence ATGGCGAGCCAGGGCGACGCGAGCGGGAAAAAGGACTACTCCACGGCGATCCTGGAGAGGAAGAAGTCGCCGAACCGGCTGGTGGTCGACGAGGCGACCAACGACGAGAACTCCACCGTCGCCCTGCACCCGGACACCATGGACAGCCTCGAGCTCTTCCACGGCGACATCGTCCTGCTTAAGGGCAAGAAGCGGAAGGACACGGTCTGCATTCTGCTTCCAGACGACACCTGCGACAAGACCAAGGTCCGGATGAACAAGGTCGTCCGGAAGAACCTGAGGGTCCGGCTGGGCGACGTCGTCTCCGTCCATCAGTGCCCGGACGTCAAATACGGGAAGCGTGTCCACGTACTCCCCGTCGACGACACCGTCGAAGGGATCGCCGGAAACCTGTTCGAAGCCTTCCTGAGACCCTACTTCCTCGAGGCCTATCGTCCTCTCAGGAAAGGAGACCTGTTCCTGGTGAGAGGCGGCATGACGAGCGTGGAGTTCAAGGTTGTGGAGACCGACCCCGCGGAGTACTGCATCGTCGCCTCTGACACGGAGATATTCTGTGACGGCGAGCCTGTCAAGCGGGAGGACGAGGAGAGGCTCGACGACGTCGGCTACGACGATGTCGGCGGAGTCAGGAAGCAGATGGCCCAGATCAGAGAGCTGGTTGAGCTCCCACtgcgccacccccagctgttcaAGTGCATCGGTGTGAAGCCTCCAAAGGGCATCCTGCTGTATGGGCCACCTGGGACCGGCAAGACCCTCATTGCCAGAGCTGTGGCTAATGAAACAGGCGCCTTCTTCTTCCTGATCAATGGCCCGGAGATCATGTCGAAGATGGCTGGAGAGAGCGAGAGCAACCTCAGGAAGGCGTTTGAAGAGGCCGAGAAGAATGCGCCGGCCATCATCTTCATCGATGAGATCGATTCCATAGCACCAAAGAGAGACAAGACCAACGGAGAGGTCGAAAGGCGTATCGTTTCGCAGCTGCTCACTCTCATGGATGGGCTTAAGTCCCGTGCACATGTTATTGTCATGGGCGCTACCAACCGCCCAAACAGCATCGACCCTGCTCTCAGAAGGTTCGGGAGGTTTGACCGGGAGATCGACATTGGAGTCCCCGATGAAGTTGGGCGGCTTGAGGTTCTTCGGATTCACACCAAAAACATGAAGCTAGCTGAAGATGTTGAACTGGAGCATGTCTCGAGGGACACTCATGGGTATGTCGGCGCTGATCTCGCCGCCCTTTGTACCGAGGCTGCTCTCCAGTGCATTCGCGAGAAGATGGATGTTATCGACCTCGAGGATGACACCATTGATGCGGAGATACTGAATTCTATGGCTGTCACCAACGACCATTTCAAGATTGCACTAGGGACAAGCAACCCTTCCGCCCTTCGTGAAACTGTCGTGGAAGTTCCAAATGTCTCTTGGGAAGATATTGGCGGTCTGGAGGGTGTCAAAAGGGACCTGCAGGAGACCGTCCAGTATCCGGTGGAGTACCCAGAGAAGTTTGAGAAGTTTGGCATGTCTCCCTCCAAAGGTGTTCTGTTCTACGGCCCTCCGGGCTGTGGCAAGACCTTGTTGGCCAAGGCGATTGCTAATGAGTGCCAGGCTAACTTCATCAGCATCAAAGGACCGGAGCTGCTTACCATGTGGTTTGGTGAGAGCGAGGCCAATGTGCGTGAGATTTTCGACAAGGCCAGGGGGTCGGCACCATGTGTCCTCTTCTTCGATGAGCTCGACTCGATTGCCACCCAGAGAGGAAACAGTGTAGGCGATGCCGGAGGTGCCGCTGATAGGGTGCTGAACCAGCTTCTCACCGAGATGGACGGAATGAATGCCAAGAAAACCGTGTTCATCATCGGCGCCACCAACAGGCCAGACATCATAGACCCTGCCTTGCTTAGGCCGGGGCGCCTTGATCAGCTTATCTACATTCCTCTGCCTGACGTTGAATCCAGGCTCCAGATCTTCAGGGCCTGCCTTAGGAAGTCTCCTGTGGCCAAGGACGTCGACCTGAATGCGCTCGCCAAATACACGCAAGGGTTCAGCGGCGCAGACATCACGGAAATCTGCCAGCGTGCGTGCAAATACGCCATCAGAGAGAACATTGAGAAGGACATGGAAAAGGAGAGGCGGCTGAAGGAAAACCCTGAAGCCATGGAGGAAGACGAGGTGGACGAGATCAAGGCTGCTCACTTCGAGGAGAGCATGAGATATGCACGCCGGAGTGTGAGCGACGCTGATATTCGCAAATACCAGGCCTTTGCTCAGACGCTGCAGCAGTCCCGCGGTTTCGGCAGTGAGTTCCGGTTCGCTGATCAGCCAGCAACAGGCACTACCGCCGTGACAGATCCTTTCGCATCCTCTGCCACGGCAGCTGAAGAAGATGATTTGTATAGTTAA